A section of the Pseudomonas flavescens genome encodes:
- a CDS encoding autotransporter-associated beta strand repeat-containing protein, which produces MNHVFALVWNASLGCWAVTHELSKRCRKGSRRSGKLALAALLLGAGFSPTAFATCSTSGSTVTCTGVPSLPLFLNNFSSATSGLTVNVNSGAQMNATLGGHVMDLTGVNISLNNSGTIDPALLGLVSVLSGGAFIGTGATSTVSVLNNASGIIRGTGMLLGLNLTSIDGLGIAVNNAAAGTTTITNNGTITSTGLSVGGITLADTPVIGVYGGSQVSMTNSSTGVINGRVAFETSAAGNTFTNAGAITGGVSMGAASTNTFTAVTGSSVQVGDGVQISVGLGGLIGINLTFAPTGTVDGGAGGTNSLILQNPVGVGGGTTGVGTASSATYVNFNNLTLNSGTWTLQGPLVSGATTLNGGVAQFNNSATFGSGVITSNGGILQASNAGLNIGNMISLGAGGVTLQGTNATTLSGVISGSGGLTKLGVGQLNLSAANTYLGNTTLNGGTVQVSNNQALSTGTLNVTGATTLSAPGTINLANAISLGGTLTAGGTGALTLGGLISGSSGLTKTGASSLTLNGNNTYTGTTALNAGSLVVGSNTALGTGALNASNGTSLNASTAATLANNVNLAGTLILGGTNALTLGGVVAGVGGLTKNGAADLTLNGANTYLGNTALNTGKLIVGSNTALGSGTLNTASNTTLDANTAVSLNNAVALAGALNIGGTANVTLTGLVSGAGRLVKDGAANLILNAANNYLGGTTLNAGTLTVGNSSALGVGALTVAGAATLDGNSPLVSLNNVVVLNAALTVGGTQNLTLGGVTSGTGQLIKNGAANLTVNGNNTFSGGTTLNAGTLTLGNASGLGSGALIVGGAAALDNSAAFGIGNALTLNAGLTVAGNNDLSLNGIIDGAGSLTKNGLSDLTLAGNNAFTGALDIVSGSVTTLNNNALGNTSGVNVSAGAGLNLGSDASLGALTGSGSVQLTGSNTLTVGSGNVTSTFDGDLSGSGGLIKVGTGTLNLTGINGITGNTAINGGIVDLSGSLASAQVNVNTGGTLTGTGSAIGSVNVNSGAHLALSSGNLLSASALTLAAGSNVDVALGTPSTTSLMNVGGNLTLNGNLNVTDAGGFGVGVYRLFNYTGALTNLGLDVASVPVGYGLGDLVVQTGIANQINIQVSAPNVNIRYWDGSQTIANGVVDGGSGIWSAVGTNWTDANGLVNQPWVGDFAVFQGTAGTVTVNGTQAFTGMQFLTDGYNVVNDAAGQLTAFNGTGGTTSLRVDPGVTATINANIDGSGILNKLDAGTLVLGGANAYTGGTQLDGGRIIVGSNTALGTGTLTANAGTQLDSNAAVTLANAAALNGNLTVVGSNALTLGGVIGGTGGLIKNGVANLILGGSNTFLGPVALNAGGLILASNSALGSGTLNAAGGTTLDASAGVSLNNAVNLAGNLGIGGTADLTLAGTVNGAGSLSKNGAANLTLSGNNSFLGGIILNAGSLSVGSNSALGLGNLTVAGASALDSNSALSLGNSVVLNANLSNTGSNNLTLAGVVSGAGGLINNGASNLTLNGINTYSGGTTLNAGTVTLGTGASMGSGALTVAGASTLDNSAPLVLANNVNLNSNLSLAGNNNLTLGGVVAGAGTLTKNGLADVTLSGNNTFSGTFDVLSGSLTTLSGTALGNDSTVNLGGGAALNLGASAGLASLTGSGTTLIGTGNTLSVGGSNVSSTFAGVLSGDGGLTKLGTGSVTLSGISDLTGDANVNAGTLQVNGSLASSNVLVNSGGTLSGSGAVTGAVTVADGGNLAGVTGSTLSVGSLAFSANSNFDVGLGTPVSGGGNALVNVGGNLTLDGTLNVSDIGGFGNGVYRLIDYTGGLTDNGMLIGTVPGSVSTGDLQLQTAQANQINLLVTVPGVTVQFWDGNQLVANGAVDGGSGAWGTGTTNWTDVNGTSNRVWTSNFAVFQGAAGSVTVNGAQTITGMQFVTDGYSLQNGTAGSLNLLNGSLGNASVRVDPNATATLGVALNGTGTLGKYDAGTLVLSAANGYTGGTALNGGKLVVGDNAALGTGVLTAANGTALDSSANVSLANAVVLDGGLNLVGSNALTLGGGISGTGSLIKTGSSALTLSGNNSYSGGTLLGAGTLVVGSNAALGTGALVTVSGTTLDNSTVIDLANALELNGSLTLAGSNDLTLSGVISGNGALNKQGTTELTLSGNNTFGGSLNIFNGTLHLIGNTALGNADLNVATTASVSVGGLNKVDALSGSGALALAAGSTLQVGTGGTSSVYDGSISGAGQLTKVGTGKQVLNGNSTIDDGTTVVEGNLIVGGAAGSTATLASDIGVTQGAMLGGHGIIIGNVNLASGATLDPGNSIGTLRINGDLSLNSGSTLIIEAEPDGRSDRVIATGIVSLGGANLSVLAGAGNWASNTQYNIIQAASLNGTFGSVSSNLAFLTPQVAYTGNSATLLLNRNDIAFASVAQTDNQRAVASSLDVAGAGSVYDAVAVLRADQASLAYDSLSGEIHASTRGAMFDDSRHVRDAIGTRLRNAQSQAPSEGVLHVDADSGMTFWVQGYGSWGDSNGNRNVADLDHNTQGALLGIDMPLNDTWRAGLAAGYGNSDLDADARNSSAKVDSTSLTAYLGGQWDALHLRVGASHAWSDVDSSRHVKVGSLEEHVKADYNVGTTQVFGELGYEIKAGDLALEPFVGLAHVEVDSDSFRETGGSTALSGDSEKARATYSSLGLRASTPAASVAGVPLSVQSSLAWQHVLDEPSESRRLGLAGNDSFSVKGVPVSRDTAVLQLGVSARIAPQASLDLGYSGQVGDGYQDHGVRLGLNIAF; this is translated from the coding sequence ATGAATCACGTATTTGCGTTGGTATGGAATGCTTCGTTGGGTTGCTGGGCGGTCACTCATGAGCTCAGCAAGCGTTGCCGCAAGGGCTCCCGACGGTCAGGCAAGTTGGCGTTGGCCGCGCTGCTCCTCGGCGCGGGATTCAGTCCAACCGCCTTTGCTACCTGCAGCACCAGCGGATCGACGGTTACCTGCACCGGTGTGCCGAGCCTGCCGCTGTTTCTCAACAACTTCTCCAGCGCTACCAGCGGCCTGACGGTCAACGTCAACTCCGGCGCGCAGATGAATGCGACCCTCGGCGGCCACGTGATGGACCTGACCGGGGTGAACATTTCCCTGAACAACTCCGGCACTATCGATCCGGCGCTACTGGGGCTGGTCTCGGTGTTGAGCGGCGGTGCGTTCATCGGCACCGGCGCAACAAGCACGGTCAGCGTGCTCAACAATGCCAGCGGTATCATTCGCGGCACGGGCATGCTGCTGGGCCTCAACCTGACCAGCATCGACGGCTTGGGCATCGCCGTGAACAATGCCGCTGCCGGTACCACCACCATCACCAACAACGGCACCATCACCTCAACCGGTTTGTCTGTCGGTGGCATCACCCTGGCCGATACGCCGGTGATTGGCGTCTACGGTGGCTCGCAAGTCAGCATGACCAACAGCAGCACCGGCGTCATCAACGGTCGTGTTGCGTTCGAGACGTCAGCGGCAGGCAATACCTTCACCAACGCGGGTGCTATTACTGGCGGTGTCTCGATGGGCGCGGCGAGCACCAACACCTTTACCGCGGTGACCGGTTCCTCGGTGCAGGTCGGAGACGGCGTGCAGATCAGTGTAGGTCTGGGTGGACTGATCGGCATCAACCTGACCTTCGCCCCGACCGGCACGGTCGATGGCGGCGCCGGCGGCACCAACAGCCTGATCCTGCAAAATCCGGTCGGCGTCGGCGGTGGCACCACCGGTGTCGGCACTGCCTCGAGCGCCACTTACGTCAACTTTAACAACCTGACCCTCAACAGTGGCACCTGGACCTTGCAGGGGCCTCTGGTCAGCGGCGCGACCACGCTCAATGGCGGTGTCGCCCAGTTCAACAACAGCGCCACCTTCGGCAGCGGCGTGATCACCTCCAACGGCGGGATTCTGCAGGCGAGCAATGCCGGGTTGAACATCGGCAATATGATTTCCCTCGGCGCTGGCGGCGTGACGCTGCAAGGCACCAACGCGACCACACTGAGCGGGGTGATTTCCGGCAGTGGTGGCCTGACCAAACTCGGCGTCGGCCAGTTGAACCTCAGCGCTGCCAACACCTATCTGGGCAATACCACGCTCAATGGCGGTACGGTGCAGGTCAGCAACAATCAGGCTTTAAGTACCGGCACCCTCAACGTCACCGGCGCGACAACGCTGAGCGCACCGGGCACGATCAACCTGGCCAACGCCATCAGCCTCGGCGGCACATTGACGGCTGGCGGCACGGGAGCACTGACGCTCGGCGGCCTGATCAGCGGCAGCAGCGGCCTGACCAAGACCGGCGCATCCAGCCTGACCCTCAATGGCAACAACACCTACACCGGCACCACGGCGCTGAATGCCGGTTCGCTGGTGGTCGGCTCCAACACCGCACTCGGCACCGGCGCACTGAACGCGTCGAATGGCACCTCGCTCAATGCCAGCACTGCTGCCACCCTGGCCAACAACGTCAACCTCGCCGGCACTCTAATCCTGGGGGGGACCAATGCGTTGACCCTCGGTGGCGTGGTCGCCGGTGTCGGTGGGCTGACCAAGAATGGCGCTGCCGACCTGACCCTCAACGGCGCCAACACTTATCTTGGCAACACCGCGTTGAACACTGGCAAATTGATTGTCGGCAGCAACACAGCACTGGGTTCCGGAACGTTGAACACGGCGAGCAACACCACGCTGGATGCCAATACGGCCGTCAGCCTGAACAATGCCGTGGCGCTCGCCGGTGCCTTGAACATCGGCGGCACGGCGAATGTGACCCTGACCGGGCTGGTCAGCGGCGCTGGCCGTCTGGTGAAAGACGGCGCGGCCAATCTGATTCTCAACGCTGCCAACAACTACCTCGGCGGCACCACGCTGAACGCCGGTACGCTGACAGTCGGCAACAGCTCGGCGCTGGGCGTCGGTGCGTTGACCGTTGCTGGCGCTGCAACGCTGGACGGCAACTCGCCGCTGGTCAGCCTCAACAACGTCGTCGTCCTGAATGCCGCGTTGACCGTTGGCGGCACGCAAAACCTCACGCTCGGAGGCGTCACCAGCGGCACTGGCCAACTGATCAAGAACGGCGCAGCCAATCTGACCGTCAACGGCAACAACACCTTCAGTGGCGGTACCACCCTCAATGCCGGCACGCTGACGTTGGGTAACGCTAGCGGTTTGGGCAGCGGGGCGCTGATCGTTGGTGGCGCGGCAGCACTTGATAACAGTGCCGCATTCGGTATCGGCAATGCGTTGACGCTCAACGCTGGGCTGACCGTCGCGGGCAACAATGACCTTAGCCTAAACGGCATCATTGACGGCGCCGGCAGCCTGACCAAAAACGGGTTGTCCGACCTGACCCTAGCCGGCAACAATGCCTTCACTGGCGCGCTGGATATCGTGTCCGGCAGCGTCACTACCCTCAACAACAATGCGCTGGGCAACACCTCTGGCGTCAACGTCAGCGCTGGCGCCGGCCTCAATCTGGGCAGCGATGCCAGCCTCGGCGCACTGACCGGCAGCGGTAGTGTGCAGCTCACCGGCAGCAACACGCTGACCGTCGGCAGTGGCAACGTCACCAGCACATTCGACGGCGACCTCAGTGGCAGCGGCGGCCTGATCAAGGTCGGCACGGGTACCCTTAACCTCACTGGGATCAACGGCATCACAGGCAACACCGCGATCAACGGCGGCATCGTCGATCTCAGCGGTTCGCTGGCCAGTGCGCAGGTCAACGTCAACACCGGCGGTACCCTGACCGGCACCGGTTCGGCGATTGGTAGTGTCAACGTCAATAGCGGCGCTCATCTGGCATTGTCGTCGGGCAACCTACTGTCCGCCAGTGCGCTGACCCTCGCGGCTGGCAGCAACGTCGATGTGGCGTTGGGCACACCGTCGACCACGTCGCTGATGAACGTTGGCGGTAACTTGACCCTCAACGGTAATCTCAATGTCACCGATGCCGGCGGTTTTGGCGTCGGCGTATATCGCCTGTTCAACTACACCGGCGCCCTGACCAATCTGGGCCTCGATGTCGCCAGCGTGCCGGTTGGCTACGGCCTCGGCGATCTGGTGGTGCAGACTGGCATAGCCAATCAGATCAACATTCAAGTGTCGGCACCGAACGTCAACATTCGTTACTGGGACGGCAGCCAGACCATTGCCAACGGCGTGGTCGATGGCGGCAGCGGTATCTGGAGTGCGGTCGGCACTAATTGGACCGATGCCAATGGTCTGGTCAATCAGCCGTGGGTAGGCGACTTCGCGGTGTTCCAAGGCACCGCCGGCACCGTGACGGTGAACGGCACGCAAGCGTTCACCGGCATGCAATTCCTCACCGATGGCTACAACGTAGTCAACGATGCGGCGGGGCAACTGACGGCGTTCAACGGCACAGGCGGCACCACTTCGTTGCGCGTTGATCCGGGTGTGACGGCGACCATCAACGCCAATATCGATGGCAGCGGCATTCTCAATAAACTCGACGCAGGCACCTTGGTGCTCGGCGGTGCCAACGCTTATACCGGTGGTACGCAACTGGACGGCGGCAGGATCATCGTCGGTAGCAACACCGCGCTCGGCACCGGCACGCTGACGGCCAATGCCGGCACGCAACTGGACAGCAACGCAGCGGTGACTCTGGCCAACGCGGCGGCGCTCAATGGCAACCTCACCGTGGTCGGCAGCAATGCCCTGACCCTCGGCGGCGTGATTGGCGGCACCGGCGGCCTGATCAAAAACGGCGTGGCCAACCTGATCCTCGGCGGCAGCAATACCTTCCTCGGCCCGGTGGCGCTGAACGCCGGTGGACTGATTCTGGCGTCGAACTCGGCGCTGGGCTCCGGCACATTGAATGCGGCGGGCGGCACCACGCTGGACGCCAGCGCCGGGGTCTCGCTGAACAACGCGGTCAACCTCGCCGGCAATCTCGGCATTGGCGGCACGGCGGATCTGACGCTTGCCGGCACGGTCAACGGTGCCGGCAGCCTGAGCAAAAACGGCGCGGCCAACCTGACTCTGAGCGGCAACAACAGTTTTCTCGGTGGCATCATCCTGAACGCTGGCAGCCTGTCCGTTGGCAGCAACTCGGCGCTGGGCCTGGGCAACCTGACCGTGGCGGGCGCCTCGGCGCTGGATAGCAACAGTGCGCTGAGCCTGGGCAACAGCGTCGTGCTCAACGCCAACCTGAGCAACACCGGCAGCAACAACCTGACCCTTGCAGGTGTGGTCAGCGGTGCGGGCGGATTGATCAACAATGGCGCGTCGAACCTGACCCTCAACGGCATCAACACCTATAGCGGCGGTACCACGCTGAACGCCGGTACGGTGACACTCGGCACTGGAGCCTCGATGGGTTCCGGCGCACTGACCGTGGCGGGTGCATCGACCCTCGACAATTCAGCACCGCTGGTGCTCGCCAATAACGTCAACCTCAACTCCAATCTGAGCTTGGCCGGCAACAACAACCTGACCCTCGGCGGTGTGGTCGCAGGGGCTGGCACGTTGACCAAGAATGGTCTGGCCGATGTGACGTTGAGCGGTAACAACACCTTCAGCGGCACCTTCGATGTGCTGTCCGGCAGCCTCACCACCCTCAGCGGCACGGCGCTGGGCAACGATTCCACGGTCAATCTTGGCGGTGGCGCGGCGCTCAATCTCGGCGCATCGGCCGGCCTCGCCAGCCTGACGGGCAGCGGTACCACGCTGATCGGCACTGGCAATACACTGAGCGTCGGCGGCAGCAACGTCAGCAGCACTTTCGCCGGCGTTCTCAGCGGTGACGGCGGTTTGACCAAGCTGGGCACTGGCAGCGTGACCCTGAGTGGCATCAGCGACCTGACCGGCGATGCCAACGTCAATGCGGGGACCTTGCAGGTCAACGGTTCGCTGGCCAGTAGCAATGTGCTGGTCAACAGCGGCGGTACCCTCAGCGGTAGCGGCGCAGTGACTGGCGCCGTGACGGTGGCCGATGGCGGTAATCTGGCTGGCGTGACCGGCAGCACCCTGTCGGTGGGTTCGCTGGCGTTCAGCGCTAACTCGAACTTCGATGTCGGCCTCGGCACTCCGGTGTCCGGTGGCGGCAATGCACTGGTCAACGTAGGCGGCAACCTGACCCTCGACGGTACCCTCAACGTCAGCGACATCGGTGGTTTCGGCAACGGCGTGTACCGCCTGATCGACTACACCGGCGGCCTGACCGACAACGGCATGCTTATCGGCACCGTACCGGGCAGCGTCAGCACAGGCGACCTGCAGCTACAAACCGCGCAGGCCAATCAGATCAACCTGCTGGTCACCGTGCCGGGCGTTACTGTGCAGTTCTGGGACGGCAATCAACTGGTCGCCAACGGGGCGGTCGATGGCGGCAGCGGTGCATGGGGCACCGGCACCACCAACTGGACCGACGTCAACGGCACCAGCAATCGGGTCTGGACCAGCAACTTCGCTGTATTCCAAGGCGCGGCGGGTAGCGTGACAGTCAACGGCGCGCAAACCATCACCGGCATGCAATTCGTCACCGACGGGTACAGCCTGCAGAACGGTACCGCGGGTTCGCTGAACCTGCTCAACGGTTCGTTGGGCAACGCCTCGGTGCGCGTCGATCCGAACGCCACCGCGACCCTCGGGGTAGCGCTGAACGGTACGGGGACCCTCGGCAAATACGACGCTGGCACCCTGGTGCTCAGCGCCGCCAACGGCTACACCGGCGGCACTGCGCTCAATGGCGGCAAGCTCGTGGTCGGCGACAATGCGGCGCTCGGCACCGGTGTGCTGACAGCGGCCAACGGCACTGCGCTGGACAGCAGTGCCAACGTCAGCCTCGCCAACGCTGTGGTGCTCGACGGTGGGTTGAACCTCGTCGGCTCCAACGCCCTGACCCTCGGCGGGGGCATCAGCGGCACCGGCAGCCTGATCAAGACCGGTAGCTCAGCGCTGACCCTCAGCGGCAACAACAGCTACAGCGGTGGCACCTTGCTCGGTGCTGGAACCCTGGTGGTCGGTAGCAATGCGGCCTTGGGGACCGGAGCACTGGTCACCGTCAGCGGCACCACCCTGGACAACAGCACCGTCATCGACCTGGCCAACGCATTGGAACTCAACGGCAGCCTGACACTGGCTGGTAGCAATGACCTGACCCTCAGCGGTGTTATCAGTGGCAACGGCGCGTTGAACAAGCAGGGCACCACTGAGCTGACCCTGAGCGGCAACAACACCTTCGGCGGCTCGCTGAATATCTTCAACGGTACCTTGCACCTGATTGGCAATACTGCCCTGGGCAACGCCGATCTGAACGTTGCCACGACTGCCTCGGTCAGCGTCGGTGGGCTCAATAAAGTCGACGCCCTCAGTGGTTCGGGAGCGCTCGCGCTGGCGGCAGGCAGCACGCTGCAAGTGGGCACCGGCGGGACCAGTAGTGTCTATGACGGCTCGATCAGCGGGGCTGGTCAATTGACCAAGGTCGGTACTGGCAAGCAGGTACTCAATGGCAATTCGACGATCGATGACGGCACCACCGTAGTCGAGGGCAACCTGATTGTCGGCGGAGCAGCGGGCTCTACGGCCACCCTGGCCAGCGACATCGGGGTCACTCAGGGCGCCATGCTTGGTGGTCACGGTATCATCATCGGCAACGTCAACCTGGCCAGTGGTGCGACTCTCGATCCGGGTAACTCCATCGGTACCCTCAGGATCAACGGCGACCTTAGCCTCAACAGCGGCTCTACACTGATCATCGAAGCAGAACCTGACGGTCGCTCCGACCGAGTCATCGCCACCGGTATCGTCTCCCTGGGCGGCGCGAACCTCAGTGTTCTGGCGGGTGCTGGAAACTGGGCGTCGAACACCCAATACAACATCATTCAGGCCGCCAGCCTCAACGGTACCTTCGGCAGCGTCAGCAGCAACCTGGCCTTCCTCACGCCACAGGTGGCATACACGGGCAACAGTGCGACGCTGCTTCTGAACCGCAACGACATCGCCTTCGCCTCGGTTGCACAGACCGACAACCAGCGTGCCGTGGCCTCCTCACTCGATGTCGCTGGCGCGGGTAGCGTGTATGACGCAGTCGCGGTGTTGAGAGCCGATCAGGCGAGCCTTGCATACGACAGCTTGTCTGGCGAAATCCACGCCAGCACCCGCGGCGCGATGTTCGATGACAGCCGCCATGTGCGTGATGCCATTGGTACGCGCCTGCGCAATGCGCAGAGCCAGGCACCGAGCGAAGGCGTGCTGCATGTCGATGCGGACAGCGGCATGACCTTCTGGGTGCAGGGCTACGGCAGCTGGGGTGACAGCAACGGCAACCGCAATGTCGCCGACCTCGACCACAATACCCAGGGCGCATTGCTGGGTATCGACATGCCGCTGAACGACACCTGGCGTGCTGGCCTGGCTGCGGGTTACGGCAACAGCGATCTGGATGCCGATGCGCGCAACTCATCGGCCAAGGTCGACAGCACGTCGCTGACGGCCTATCTGGGAGGGCAGTGGGATGCACTGCATCTGCGCGTGGGCGCCTCGCATGCCTGGAGCGACGTGGACAGCAGCCGCCACGTCAAGGTCGGCAGCCTGGAGGAGCATGTCAAAGCCGACTACAACGTTGGCACCACTCAGGTGTTCGGCGAGTTGGGCTATGAGATCAAGGCGGGTGACCTGGCGCTGGAGCCTTTCGTCGGCCTGGCCCATGTCGAAGTCGACAGCGACAGTTTCCGCGAAACAGGTGGCAGCACGGCGCTGAGCGGCGATAGCGAGAAGGCGCGTGCAACCTATTCCAGCCTTGGCCTGCGTGCCAGCACCCCAGCAGCTAGCGTGGCCGGGGTGCCGCTGAGTGTGCAGAGCAGCCTGGCGTGGCAGCACGTGCTCGATGAGCCAAGTGAAAGCCGCCGCCTTGGTCTGGCTGGCAACGACAGCTTCAGCGTCAAAGGCGTACCGGTGAGCCGAGACACCGCGGTTCTACAACTCGGTGTCAGCGCCAGGATCGCTCCGCAAGCGAGTCTTGACCTGGGTTACTCCGGGCAGGTCGGCGATGGTTACCAAGACCACGGTGTTCGTCTGGGGCTCAATATCGCGTTCTGA